Below is a window of Bacteroidia bacterium DNA.
GAGCCTTTTTCTGATAAATTCCAGGAATTCGCTATTAATCAACTTATCTGAATAGGCAGAATCATCATCAATGGAATTAAAATCAAGACCGGTTCCAAACGGTGGGTCAATATAAATTAAGTCAATTCTGCCCTTGTGGGTTTCCAGAAGCTTTTTAAGAACAAACAGATTATCTCCAAAAATGTATCGGTTTTCTTTTTCATTGTGGTTTTGTTCTATTAACTTAAATTCTCCGTGGCTAATGGAATAAAGTATTTCAAATTCATCAGTTTTATCGCCATAGTCCAAAGAACAGTTTTTCGTTCTTTTAAGATAACTTACCTGCGGCTCTTCTACAGTGGAGTTGTTGCTAAGAAAGTTTTCAAAGTCATGCACTGTTATTCTGTAGCTTTTATTTATCCTGACTGCATTTAAGTGCTTGTTTTTAATGTACTTGGAAACTGTTTGACGGGTTACTTTCAGGTTTTGCGCTACTTCGTCCACTGTTAGAAAGCCTGACTTGTTCATATCCTCTGATTTGACGCAAAGTAACGCGTATTAACATAAAATAGCAAGTGACAATAGAAGGTAGTACGCAATTGCGTTTAGCATTCAATATTCCTCTTCTTAACTATTCATAATAGCTTTGGTAACGAATTACTGCTGACTGAAGATCTATGGCTGATCAAAAAAAATCGTCTCATCCGGAATTTACTTCTACTGATCCCACCGGGCTGAAGCTGGGTAAACCAAAGGAAAGTGCTGCTGGGGTCGCAGGGGTGGGCGCTGCCCTGTCGCATTTGCTGAAGTATATGGACCCTGTACGGGCGGCAAAAGTGATGCTTGAACTAAACCAAAAGGGCGGAATTGACTGCCCCGGCTGTGCATGGCCGGATCCGCAGGAGAAGCGCTCGCGGGTGGCGGAGTATTGCGAAAATGGCGCAAAGGCCATTGCAGAGGAAGCCACAACCCGGAAGCTTGATCCTGAGTTTTTCGCGAACCATTCTGTAGCAGAGATGGCGGCTCAATCCGATTTTTGGATCGGGAAGCGCGGACGCATTATGCAGCCCATGCTTCTGGAAGCGGGCGAAACGCACTACAAACCGGTGGAATGGAATACTGCATTCCGTATCATCGCTGATGAGTTGCTAAGCCTGGATTCACCGGATGATGCAGCTTTTTACACTTCTGGCCGCACGTCCAACGAAGCGGCATTTCTCTACCAGCTTTTTGTGCGGATGTTCGGCACCAACAATCTGCCCGATTGCAGCAACATGTGCCACGAAAGCAGCGGTGTGGCCCTCACTGATACGCTGGGCATCGGCAAAGGCTCGGTGAAGCTGGAAGATCTTTATGAAGCTGAAGTCATCCTGGTTATTGGCCAGAATCCCGGAACGAACCATCCACGGATGCTCAGCGCGCTGAAGACGGCAAAGCAAAACGGAGCGAAGATCATCACCGTGAATCCATTGCCGGAAACGGGATTGATCGCATTCCGCGATCCGCAAAAAATGCTTGACCTCATTGGCAAGGCAACGCCCCTCACCGATCTTTTCCTGCAAGTGAAGATCAATGGTGATGTGGCCCTGCTGAAAGCCATAATGAAATTGCTCTGGGATGAAGAACAGAAGCATCAGGGGACGGTATTCGACCTTCATTTTATAGAGCAGCAAACCGATGGTTACCGGGATTTTATCGAATCGCTGCAAAATGTGGATGTGGAGGAAATGGCGGAGCAATGCGGGGTTTCGCTGGATAAAATTAAGGAAGCTGCAGCGTTGCTGATGCACAGGAAGAAGATCATTGCCTGCTGGGCCATGGGATTGACGCAACATAAAAATGGCGTGGAAAACATACAGGAGGTGGTAAACCTGCTGCTGCTGAAAGGCAGCCTGGGAAAACCCGGAGCCGGCACTTGCCCGGTACGCGGCCACAGCAATGTACAGGGCGACCGCACGATGGGAATTTGGGAAAAGCCGTCATCAGCCTTCCTGGACCGGCTGCAGGAGGTTTTCGGATTTGAGCCGCCACGGGCTCACGGACTGGACGTAGTAAACGCCATTAAACGGATGGCACAGAAACCGGGAATGGTATTTTTTGCAATGGGCGGAAATTTTCTTTCGGCTTCTCCTGATACAGCACTAACGGCTAAAGCGCTGCAAAACTGCAAACTCACGGCCCATGTGAGCACCAAGCTGAACCGGTCTCACCTGGTTACCGGCAAGCGTGCACTGATTCTGCCGGCCCTGGCTCGTTCGGATCAGGACATGCAAAATGGCACGCCTCAGCTCATCAGCGTGGAGAATTCTATGGGCATTGTGCATTCCTCGGCTGGCCGGGTAAAACCGCTTTCACCACACTTGCTGAGCGAACCGGCTATTGTGGCGGGGCTTGCCAAAGCTACATTGCCTCCCAATCCAAAAGCAGACTGGGATGCGTTTATTGAAAGCTATGATAATATCCGTGAGAAGATTGAGGCGGTGATCCCGGGATTTGAAAATTATAATGAGCGGGTCCGGCAGCCCAATGGTTTTTATTTGCCGAACTGTATACGTGATGGCCATTTTAATACGCTGAGCGGGAAGGCCAACTTTACGGTAAATCCGGTGCCCGACAACCGCCTTGAGCCTGGCGAATACATGCTCACCACTGTTCGGACCCACGACCAGTTCAATACCACCATCTATGGCCTGAACGATCGCTACAGGGGAATTTATAATGAGCGCAGGGTGCTGATGATGAACCCTGAGGATATGGCAGCAGCCGGATTGGAAAAGAAGGATGTCGTGGATCTGATCAGCCATTTTAACGGCACTGAGCGCGTTGCTCCGGCATTTATTATTGTTCCCTATAACATCCCGCGAGGCTGCACCGCCACATATTTCCCGGAGGCCAATGTGCTGGTTCCTGTAGATTCGGTTGCAGCAAAGAGCAATACACCAACCTCTAAGATGATAAAGGTGCGGTTGCGGCCTGCCTCCTTGTAGAGACGCAATTAATTGCGTCTCTACTACAAATGCACCTCCAACTGCAGGCGAACCATGATTCCATCCTCTACGAAATCGGGGCTGTCAAATTCTTTTTCGGTGGTATAGATCACGTCAGTCTGTACCTTCAGCTTGTGCCCGACAATATACCTGGAGACGCCCAGGGTGTATTGTTGATGGTCGGCCTTCTCAGTAATTTCATCGGTATTGGTAGTGGTGTATCGTCCGGCTACTTCCCAGTTATTTTTGAAAAGGTAGCCGGCCTGGATATTCAGTCCGGTGCCGGTGAGGTAAGAAATGGAATTTCCTGCAGTATCTGCTACAAGCGGGCTTTTATCGGATTGCTTGTTAACATATTCGGCCATGACAGATATGCCGCGGTATTTAAACATCATATCAATAAAAACTGTGGACAGCGATCGCAATTCATCCTCTGAAATGATCACGCGTGGTTCCAGGACATATTCTCCCAATTGTCCTCCGGTTCGGGGAGCGTGGTCGTTGTAATCGTAACTTGCTGCTACAGAAAGTTTGGGCTGTTGTTCCCGTGCGAGGTCACTGCTCACGTAATCGCCCTTGCCGGCAAACGATCCAAAAGGCAGG
It encodes the following:
- a CDS encoding FdhF/YdeP family oxidoreductase, giving the protein MADQKKSSHPEFTSTDPTGLKLGKPKESAAGVAGVGAALSHLLKYMDPVRAAKVMLELNQKGGIDCPGCAWPDPQEKRSRVAEYCENGAKAIAEEATTRKLDPEFFANHSVAEMAAQSDFWIGKRGRIMQPMLLEAGETHYKPVEWNTAFRIIADELLSLDSPDDAAFYTSGRTSNEAAFLYQLFVRMFGTNNLPDCSNMCHESSGVALTDTLGIGKGSVKLEDLYEAEVILVIGQNPGTNHPRMLSALKTAKQNGAKIITVNPLPETGLIAFRDPQKMLDLIGKATPLTDLFLQVKINGDVALLKAIMKLLWDEEQKHQGTVFDLHFIEQQTDGYRDFIESLQNVDVEEMAEQCGVSLDKIKEAAALLMHRKKIIACWAMGLTQHKNGVENIQEVVNLLLLKGSLGKPGAGTCPVRGHSNVQGDRTMGIWEKPSSAFLDRLQEVFGFEPPRAHGLDVVNAIKRMAQKPGMVFFAMGGNFLSASPDTALTAKALQNCKLTAHVSTKLNRSHLVTGKRALILPALARSDQDMQNGTPQLISVENSMGIVHSSAGRVKPLSPHLLSEPAIVAGLAKATLPPNPKADWDAFIESYDNIREKIEAVIPGFENYNERVRQPNGFYLPNCIRDGHFNTLSGKANFTVNPVPDNRLEPGEYMLTTVRTHDQFNTTIYGLNDRYRGIYNERRVLMMNPEDMAAAGLEKKDVVDLISHFNGTERVAPAFIIVPYNIPRGCTATYFPEANVLVPVDSVAAKSNTPTSKMIKVRLRPASL